Genomic window (Solanum stenotomum isolate F172 unplaced genomic scaffold, ASM1918654v1 scaffold25311, whole genome shotgun sequence):
ACCTAAATATTGTGGTCATGAAAGTCAATATAATAATGACCTAAGACTAAGAGAAAAGCTAAAGGGATAAAACAAATTCATATAACATCTacaattaactaaaaattaaaaagaaaaaatggcaaATGAATGACATTTGCAAATTGCCTTTTGTTCACAATTGGACACTCACCTTTTAGTCATCCatagttagacatgaagaaaaCAGATAAGCATTACTCTATCGtgattcattttatgtgacatcgtttaaatgattaatttctCCATTAGTCTATAATTCGTTGAAGAGAAACAATTACAACAGTAATTTTGCATCTTATTAGTTATAACAATGAAATTGAATACACAAGTCATATCGCCTTTCATCATTAGCGTCATATACACCCTTTTTAAAGATTCAACATCCAACGTTGAAGTTCGCCCCATCTACTACAAAAAATCATGTTCAACTTTATCCTTACAAATTTCACAAATTTACCTCTTGAGCTATATCATCGTTAAACCTAAAATCACACATACCaactaaactaattattttatatattcctTGTGAACCTTCACATACCGTGTCTCCTAGATTGTCAATCTTAAACCCATCCTAATCAATTCCCCTCTATCATTAATAATTAGAGTAAAATTACTACTAATATATtgtaaaccctaatcctaaaattatttagcTAACAAACAATGATGTACGTAATAGATGTGATGCTCCTCCTTTAAACACAAATCAGATTCGAGccttaaatataaaataattttcgatagaaaatattttcctcgaATAAAGTACTATGccatataaattcaaattaattagacTTTAATACGTCTAATATACAAAGAAACACTAGAAACAGACTGTTTTGTCCTCTTTTTCACAAAATACGCAGCGTCACGTACATGTTGCCACCACCCCCATAACGTGTCCAACAAAAAAAACTCCTATATATAATTCCCCCTTCTTCCTTTCTTCTCCATCAAAAAAAATCCCCAATCTCCAATGGCGAAATCCACAAAAATTCTCTCATCAATCCTCcttctcttcttcattttcactttattttcttcatcaaaCGCATTAGGCGGAAAACTCGGCGGAAGAACACAAATCAAAGACGTGAAAACAAATCAGGAAATTCAAGATCTAGGTAAGTACTGCGTCGAAGAACACAACAGAAATTTGCGGAAACAAAATGGTGCTTTGAGTTCTTTATTGAGTTTTTCTCAAGTTGTTGAAGCAGAAAAACAAGTTGTTTCTGGTGTTAAATATTACCTAAAAATCTCAGCTATTGTTAAATCATCTAGTTCACCAAAATTGTTCGATGCCGTTGTGGTTGTTAAATCttgggagaagaagaaggaggaatTGCTTACGTTTTTTCCTTCTCCTTCACCGGCTACGAAATGAATTTGTGATGGTTGATAGTGGCTAAAAGTTAAAACTTCTACTGGTGCTAATGTTTAAAATGAGGTTGTTAATCTAATTTTGAAGTACTTTAATTTGTAGCCTTTTATTTGATAACCTATTTTGAGTTCACTTGTGTACTATGTGATGCAATAATCAATGAATGACATATGTATTAGTATGTTGTTATAGATAAATTATGGTTGTACTTCACTATTTTTAGTTACTATTTTGTTGACACATCTCTCGATTAATTCTACAAAATATCTCACGAACGGTAATATATGATCTCGTGTATAATAATCTTAATGTTTATGTACGTTTCAATTAATTCTACGAAATATCTTCGTTCAGATTCCTCACCTGCAAATGCAAAGGAGAAAGAATTTGAGTATTActtgtaaaaagaaaatcataacaACCGAGACTATTATAGAGAGATTTCGATTAGATTAACATTTCTTATTGATCTATCAATAATCATGTTCCATTAATATTGCTCTTCTTCAAAACTAGGTCATAGGAGACCATATAAATTCTTAACAgttgattatttttatgtaattttggTCAATAATCTATTTACTTTCTTTGTTCAGACAAAAACTACACATATTCCAATCACCTAGATTTGCGTGACTACCAATAGGATTGTCTTGTCTCCATCACTCACTTTTCAATTCGTGAGTAAATTTGCACGCATCTCAACTTATTTTAATGGATATTTTGTCACCTCATGATATGATATCgtattaaaaaacattttaaactcaaAACCATAGGAACGCAAAGCTCAATTTTTTATAACAAAAGTTGTGGAgcaatttttagacaaaatgcTTTCATTTACTATCATTCAACTATATAACCTGAAATCTCTCTTGTGCATCTCCGCTCTTCAGGTAACGCCTAGTTTCGCCTAGTTTAGTATAGCATCTGAGTTCCGCGCTCTCTTgtacaaaagaaaaagtcatgTTCTTCCCTCCTTCCCACATTTAACGATCAAAAGGAAATTCCGAGTCATTCTCAGTCACTTTGAAGTGTTGAGGATGCTGGCCGGAGCAATAGAGATTCCACATCTTAAAATAAGAACGCTCTAGATTCCTCACCTGAAAATGCAAGGAGATATAATGAGCATTCCATGTTCATTCAACTTTGTTgctcggattctccaaaaatacattACTTTTGAAGGATTCCATACATTTTTAGAGAGGAGTTCGAACAACATAGCAAGAAGGTCGTTTAGTTAACTAAAACTGCTGTGCTTGTTTACTCACCCAGCGCGCTGTATCAAATAAAGCGCCTTCTCCTCATACTCCTTGAGTCTATTGGTGAGATTTTTGAGCTTTGGACGATTTAGTGCCAGTAACACCGCCTTCTCCTCATACTCCTTCacaggggcggctcaacataATTTgtggcctaaagcgaaatttttattagaggcctaaaatctatataaattttatctatatctatttatttttctaaatttctagATGTAAATTACTActtaatatcttttatataaatgatttttcaaacactttttttttaattattagtttttagtaagattttatcaattcaacattgaaaacatccttttattgagacaattattatatgaattattaacacaattttataagtaataagttgataaactttaaagataagagttagaatcatagaatttgattcaaaaagttgataacttggtatacctactttaatatgaaaattaagaaataaattaaaaaaaagaatttgtaatgcactttgttcaacacttttcgactattgattcatatttttgagagtGTATTACTCTAACtatcaaagatttgaagaaatagaGTGCAAAAAATGTTACAAAGGATAAATAATGTGAGTGTTAACGAAGAAAATATAAGAATCCAAAACAATATTTCcttaatttcttctatttgaatggggttaagatacataattttttatttataaaaatttgaggcccccaaaaattgggggcctaaggtcAATGCCTAAAATTTTATAGGTAAGAGCCGGCCCTGCTCCTTCATACTGTCACAACATGAAAGTCGATATAATGGTTAGGGGTATGGTCTGCATACATACTGTCCTCCCTAGACCGCACTAGTGAAattacactggatatgttgttgttctcGTTGTTGGTCATAAAAGTATAGAACACATACCTGCTGACAATCATCTCATCCCCAAGTCCTGTAGCAGGGAGACAGCAACTCTAGTAGACATTTTCTCAAGGGGAAGGGTAATCATTGGTAGACCAGCCCAAAGAACATCTGTTCCTGTGGTAAGTGCATTGCACAATGGCCTATTTGGGACAAAAAAGAAACAGCATTCAAGAACATGAGATGAATGAAACTAAATTCTTGAAAGATAAGACGCGGAACGTTCTTAATCTTCTTACGTATCCAAGAAAAGATCAGCCAAGGAGCAGCGCTTGATGTGCTCTCGTTTCATTGCAACATCTGTAAAAATAATTCGGTTTTGTTGCAGACCTTGTGCAGCAGCATCTGTAACAAGTGAGCTGAATTAGGAGAGACTTTACATAAACCAATAAACAGGTATTCTCTTACATGCGCGGAGCCTCTTCTCCCCTGCAGCTGGAAATCTAAGAAGCCAAAGAACACTTTTTGGTACACGCTTCGATATTGCACCTGGACATACCAATTCAACAAGTTTTATAAAAGCAAGTGCTTGTGACAGTTAACCAATTGAAATCATTCCAAGCAACTACCATGTAGTAAAAATCTCAGGATCCATCTTGTAAAGCTGAttaaaacatgcaaatatgAATTTATCCACAGGCAGTCCATAATCAGAACGTGTCGGTTGGCTGTTTGGATCTAGCACATCACGGTTTTTCTACAGAAAAAGACT
Coding sequences:
- the LOC125851417 gene encoding cysteine proteinase inhibitor B, producing MAKSTKILSSILLLFFIFTLFSSSNALGGKLGGRTQIKDVKTNQEIQDLGKYCVEEHNRNLRKQNGALSSLLSFSQVVEAEKQVVSGVKYYLKISAIVKSSSSPKLFDAVVVVKSWEKKKEELLTFFPSPSPATK